TAGCAGTAGACGACAATTTGCAGTAAAGCTTATTGAACAGTTTTGCAGTTTTAAACAGCCTTTGGtttcaataatttaataaaatatacaacatgTCTATGTACAAATTAGCACCTTATTACTGAATAGTCtcaacaaaaagaaatatttaagtTTTTGTCACAACTAAAATTTATAGGTATTACCACTGTGACATGGAATGAACAGTACACACTGCATAATTTTATCTACTCAGCAAGAATAAATTCTTACAATACAATTTCAGTCTTTACACCAATGTTACATCCCGCAcattttacaacaaaaatattttgtacaaaagGTGTTCTAAAAATAATATCAGTTGCCATACAAATATACTCCTTgtataaaatattataagaaaatgaaGATTTGACTCCAACGTTCTACATATCAGGACAATGTAAAACAACTACAAAAGATACATGAACAGTGAACTATGTGTCTCATGTAGTTAACAAGAGATCAGACTTTCCACCAGATTTCTGAAGGAACCTGGAAAACCCCTATTTTTTACCTTTAATGGTGTTATCAGCTAGCACTCTGTCCCAGTACTGAAGATTTTCGCTGCAATCCTGGTACTATATTACTAGTCTTCTGAACAACATCAAACATTTGATTTCCATATTTCACAGTAGATGCGACTGCTCCAAACATGCGGTCCATCAGACCTTTTTGAACAGGTTTATCCACTTTCTCTGGAGATTCAttaacattaagaaatgaaattatCATTTTGTTGACCACTTCAGGCTTCTCTTGATGAGGATAGTGTCCAgtttcatttacaatttttacaaggaATTTTTCTGTGAACTCTGTTGATGTGACAATACTTTCCAGAGTGAGACATGGATCCCGATTGCCAGTAATGAACATGCACGGTGCCTTCACTGGTTCACAAACAGGACTTATTCTTTGAAAAGGTAGGTTTCTGAAATAGTTGATGGCTCCAGTCCAATCCTCTTTCCTAGAAAAAGCATATTTGTTTGCTACAAGATAATCATCCGCATCACTCTTTTTTTGAAGATGAGGGTATCGCTGATTGATTATGCTCAGACCATTTCTTAAGGCTTCTGTTTCTGGTAAGTAAGGGAGTTGACTGAAACTGATCCAGCTCGAGTTGAAAACACTCTCTCTTGGAACTGTACTCCAGTAAACATTTGGGTGAGGACACGATATGCACACAAATTTTTCAACAATATCAGGGTATTGGTGTGCAAGGTACCAACATAATAATGCGCCAAGGTCATGAGCAACAACTGTACAGCTTGAGGTTCCAAGAGCTGTTATCAGttccttcagttctgccagtaatgTGTCAACACGGTAGCTCCTCCTCCAGGCTGGCTTATCTGAGTCACCAAATCCCTTAAGATCCAGAGCAACAACCCTGAAATGCTTTACGAGTGCTGGAATCTGGTATCGCCATGTTAACCAGCAATCAGGAAAACCATGCAAGAGCAAAAGCATCGGCTTACTTCGTGAACCAGCTTCTACATAATGTAGCTTGGCACCTTTGACTTTTATATACGAATGTTGCCCCAGTGAAGAGTCAACCAGGCATTGAGGAGGTTTCTCTCTATCCTGTAGATTTAGATTTAATGGGCTCCATAATGATCTGACGAGTCTTCGGAAAACAACCCAGCTGCCAATAACACACGATATTGCGTGTATTCGCAATGTATCCCAATGCGATATGCTCACAACACAACCTTCTTTTTCACTCATTATGTTTGCCATTCTCCGTGACTGTCACTCACTGCAAAATCTCACCACCAACTACAACCAAGCAATGAACTTTAaaactgccactgagctaaggaggcgccgcctagtgcacatttcgggtacttcaatcttatggaccagtcaatcggagcccttcagctggaaacgcaccgcattagcgaccattatttgtatttagttagcacagctgctgctttcctacacatctcacacgatatcgatgtacgcctaaaattccaaaacaacacttttatttcatttcagagctactttcagcttcaaaaaccattcctctgatattcatacgaagctaggcatcgtcgtaacccgttacgttcattacgcaaggctcacgagaggggcgcaggttgcatccgcgttgACACAAAATtctgcgccgcccagcgtggggctcgaacccacgaccctgagattaagagtctcatgctctaccgactgagctagccgggctccacacaacgcgtcacaagccatacagtatttatgcgacctgcgaccatctatggaagatccttttgactacagcttatttcgtgctgccacaaatgagctacaattcctattcaatgaaataaattttccgaaaggcatcaaatctacttgaaatgatacgtggctatcagcaccattattcaacacacatgctcgactgtgcgcagacgcctgtggcgcagctcttgggtcctgagtcagacgcagtagttccaaaaatctctcctgatcgacactgtgccgaaaatttcgctacacaacccctttgtcttgcttgagcttcaggtagacgccggtttgcagccaggaagcggacagcagcaactttcaactagatttgtagtactcaaacaactcagtaaaacagcatgcatcttttgcagaactggaaaaactcgaccgtgacaggattcgaacctgcaatcttcggatccgaagtccgacgccttatccattaggccacacggtcactggcgcaatatgcttccccacacacacctcattgtcgccattggTACGCgggccggaatgaatttcccatctttgacgcaattctccatctccaatttcagtactaaaaaggcgacgctacttcttgctgtgtcccatcgcaagttacattcaagcccttgtgacgctgatcaaacaagaggttgcaaatcagcttcaattgcttactgccatctcagtcgcttgcagaaggtgcctcaccctatgtcatacaatggcgagttgcctctattaccaaagcggcggcggcgccgacgacgacgacaaccgcaagggtctctaccaggggtagaaaatacatcacaagaactaagtattccacgtcggcattctccggagactgccaaaagcagcagtttctggtgcctactttaatagcaccattcgcactattcatttgcgagagcatttcttaaataccgaacccattcataattttttatatcattgaccgcttttttcgaaagatctacgttagaaggggctgttacaaaattcttttgcctcctgtgaggatcgaactcacgacctctggtttactagaccagcgctctgccactgagctaaggaggcgccgcctagttcacatttcgggtacttcaatcttatggaccagtcaatcggagcccttcagctggaaaagcaccgcattagcgaccattatttgtatttagttagcacagctgctgctttcctacacatctcacacgatatcgatgtacgcctaaaattccaaaacaacacttttatttcatttcagagctactttcagcttcaaaaaccattcctctgatattcatacgaagctaggcatcgtcgtaacccgttacgttcattacgcaaggctcacgagaggggcgcaggttgcatccgcgtagacacaaaattttgcgccgcccagcgtggggctcgaacccacgaccctgagattaagagtctcatgctctacgaact
This genomic stretch from Schistocerca piceifrons isolate TAMUIC-IGC-003096 unplaced genomic scaffold, iqSchPice1.1 HiC_scaffold_1813, whole genome shotgun sequence harbors:
- the LOC124740733 gene encoding epoxide hydrolase 4-like — translated: MANIMSEKEGCVVSISHWDTLRIHAISCVIGSWVVFRRLVRSLWSPLNLNLQDREKPPQCLVDSSLGQHSYIKVKGAKLHYVEAGSRSKPMLLLLHGFPDCWLTWRYQIPALVKHFRVVALDLKGFGDSDKPAWRRSYRVDTLLAELKELITALGTSSCTVVAHDLGALLCWYLAHQYPDIVEKFVCISCPHPNVYWSTVPRESVFNSSWISFSQLPYLPETEALRNGLSIINQRYPHLQKKSDADDYLVANKYAFSRKEDWTGAINYFRNLPFQRISPVCEPVKAPCMFITGNRDPCLTLESIVTSTEFTEKFLVKIVNETGHYPHQEKPEVVNKMIISFLNVNESPEKVDKPVQKGLMDRMFGAVASTVKYGNQMFDVVQKTSNIVPGLQRKSSVLGQSAS